From bacterium, a single genomic window includes:
- a CDS encoding nucleotidyltransferase → MSKTLVILAAGIGSRYGGLKQIEAVGPHGAIVIEYSVYDALRAGFDRVVCVIRRDIEKDFRNLVSSRFEKKIPVDYVFQDLADLPGGFAVPADRKKPWGTGHAVLACREVVKSPFAVINADDFYGSRSYKALGVFLEDVKADSCDYSMVGFTLRNTLSEHGHVARGVCEVDKNGLLTRVVERTHIEKTEKGARFSDGDGACLDLTGDEVVSMNMWGLTPSLFGHLQREFEIFLKTNGTNAKAEFFLPTVVDGLIKARKATTKVISTPEHWFGVTYPQDKAVVVEGIRILVAKGVYPEKLWE, encoded by the coding sequence ATGAGCAAAACATTGGTGATATTGGCGGCGGGGATTGGGAGTCGTTATGGCGGATTGAAACAGATTGAGGCTGTAGGCCCTCATGGTGCCATTGTGATTGAATATTCGGTCTATGATGCCCTTCGTGCTGGCTTTGACCGGGTTGTATGTGTGATTCGGCGCGATATTGAGAAAGATTTTCGCAATCTTGTTTCCTCCCGGTTCGAAAAGAAAATTCCTGTGGATTACGTTTTTCAGGATCTGGCGGATCTGCCGGGTGGTTTTGCCGTGCCTGCCGACCGGAAGAAACCTTGGGGAACGGGCCATGCGGTGCTGGCTTGCCGTGAGGTGGTCAAGTCCCCCTTTGCGGTAATCAATGCTGATGATTTTTATGGAAGCCGTTCTTATAAGGCCCTTGGCGTTTTTCTTGAGGATGTGAAGGCCGATTCCTGTGACTATAGCATGGTGGGATTTACGCTGCGGAATACGTTATCCGAACATGGGCATGTGGCGCGCGGCGTGTGTGAAGTCGATAAGAACGGATTGCTGACGCGGGTGGTGGAGCGTACCCATATTGAGAAAACTGAAAAGGGTGCCCGTTTTAGCGATGGGGATGGCGCGTGCCTTGACTTGACCGGCGATGAAGTGGTCTCGATGAATATGTGGGGGCTGACTCCGTCGCTGTTCGGCCATCTTCAACGTGAGTTTGAAATCTTTCTCAAAACTAATGGTACGAATGCCAAGGCGGAGTTCTTTTTGCCAACAGTGGTGGACGGGCTGATCAAAGCCAGGAAAGCTACGACGAAAGTAATTTCAACTCCGGAGCATTGGTTTGGCGTCACTTATCCTCAAGACAAGGCCGTGGTCGTCGAAGGAATCCGTATCTTGGTGGCAAAGGGCGTTTACCCCGAGAAACTCTGGGAATAA
- a CDS encoding CCA tRNA nucleotidyltransferase, whose protein sequence is MTAVPLNVAHVAVPGAIKIVRTLKAMGFIAYWAGGCVRDLIMGRSAKDYDIATNAVPDKVMELFPGAVAVGKSFGVVRVPVCGNWYEVATFRKDAEYMDGRHPSSITFSDPETDAHRRDFTVNALFYDPLEQQVIDYVDGRSDIARGVIRAVGVPADRFREDHLRMLRAARFAATLGFTIEPATENAIRGSAVWITLISAERIREELNRLLVEAKQAGDAIILLRDLGLLQMILPEVAVMEGVEQPPEYHPEGDVFQHTIIMLNEMKTDDYRLAWAVLLHDVGKPPTAQFKEGRWRFECHAKVGADAARVILERLKFSCDDRDVISFMVGNHMRFIDVKSMRRATLRRLVGAPTFLSEMELHRLDCASSHGDLVNHEYLLEFRRQMDSEPVLPEPWVNGRDIIALGIPEGPEVGVWRKKAYDAQLEGTVADREALLEWLREASRQ, encoded by the coding sequence AGGGGGCTGTGTTCGTGATTTGATCATGGGGCGGAGTGCCAAGGATTATGACATCGCCACGAATGCTGTTCCCGACAAAGTGATGGAGTTGTTTCCCGGTGCAGTGGCTGTGGGAAAGTCATTTGGAGTGGTGCGGGTGCCTGTTTGCGGGAACTGGTACGAGGTGGCAACCTTTCGGAAGGATGCCGAATATATGGACGGGCGGCATCCCTCGAGCATCACCTTCTCAGATCCAGAGACAGATGCCCACCGGCGTGATTTCACAGTAAACGCGTTGTTTTATGATCCCCTTGAGCAGCAAGTCATCGATTATGTGGATGGGCGAAGTGATATTGCCAGGGGAGTGATTCGCGCGGTCGGGGTTCCTGCTGATCGCTTTCGTGAAGACCATTTAAGGATGCTGCGAGCGGCACGGTTTGCCGCCACATTAGGGTTTACCATTGAGCCAGCCACTGAGAATGCGATCCGGGGGTCGGCGGTTTGGATAACCTTAATCAGCGCAGAGCGGATTCGTGAAGAGCTCAACCGGCTCCTGGTGGAAGCTAAACAGGCGGGTGATGCGATTATTCTGCTCAGAGATTTAGGTCTTCTACAGATGATTCTGCCCGAGGTGGCGGTCATGGAGGGGGTGGAACAACCGCCGGAATATCATCCCGAAGGTGATGTTTTTCAGCATACGATCATTATGTTGAATGAGATGAAAACAGATGATTATCGGCTGGCCTGGGCGGTGCTGCTACATGATGTCGGGAAGCCGCCTACGGCCCAGTTTAAGGAGGGGCGGTGGCGGTTTGAATGTCATGCTAAGGTGGGGGCGGATGCCGCCCGCGTGATCCTTGAGCGGTTGAAGTTTTCCTGTGATGATCGTGATGTAATATCATTTATGGTGGGAAACCATATGCGTTTCATAGATGTTAAATCCATGCGGCGTGCAACCTTGCGGCGTTTGGTTGGGGCCCCGACTTTTCTATCGGAGATGGAATTGCATCGTCTGGACTGCGCTTCGAGCCATGGGGATTTGGTGAATCATGAATATCTTTTGGAATTCCGGCGTCAGATGGATTCGGAACCAGTGCTCCCTGAACCATGGGTGAATGGGCGTGATATTATCGCTTTGGGAATACCTGAAGGGCCGGAAGTCGGGGTCTGGCGGAAGAAGGCATACGACGCTCAACTCGAAGGTACCGTTGCAGATCGTGAAGCATTGCTCGAGTGGCTAAGGGAAGCCAGTCGCCAGTAA